In Vicia villosa cultivar HV-30 ecotype Madison, WI unplaced genomic scaffold, Vvil1.0 ctg.000349F_1_1, whole genome shotgun sequence, the following proteins share a genomic window:
- the LOC131627136 gene encoding oxysterol-binding protein-related protein 1D-like isoform X2 has translation MEEWPEELLSNASPLVSSVRFSKSDEKRLSLFTGTKTLHLRCVSREDRAMWIEALQSAKDLFPRALTSSDLATPEDIVVSTEKLRSKLSQEGISEEIINDCESIMLSEVSYLQGKLKFLQQKHVMLLDTLKQLETEKIELETTVVDETKERESYCGQGNRRFSDFYSVMSEGSATDSVADNESQDGADAETDDDDGTYFDTNEILYSDALRSASYRSREGTGNASISDRDYIHHDSLHGFERPIKDISYPCVKRRDNLPEPKEKEKPVGLWSIIKDNIGKDLSGVCLPVYFNEPLSSLQKCFEDLEYSNLVDRACEWGKQGNELMRILNIAAFAVSGYASTEGRQCKPFNPLLGETYEADYPDKGVKFFSEKVSHHPMVVACHCEGRGWKFWADSNLKGKFWGRSIQLDPVGVLTLQFEDGETFQWSKVTTSIYNIILGKIYCDHYGTMHIKGSGNYSCKLKFKEQSIIDRNPHQVHGFVQDNRTGEKVAMLIGKWDEAMYYVLGDPTTKPKGYDPMTEAALLWERDNYVPKTRYNLSPFAISLNEIMPGLLEKLPPTDSRLRPDQRHLENGDYEFANAEKLRLEQLQRQARKMQERGWQPRWFKKDEDGSYRYMGGYWEAREKNNWDEIPNIFGQGCDLPSCSEDTVSY, from the exons ATGGAGGAGTGGCCGGAGGAGCTACTAAGCAATGCAAGCCCTTTG GTTTCTTCAGTTCGCTTCAGCAAGTCTGATGAAAAGCGGCTTTCTTTATTTACCGGGACAAAAACTCTCCACTTGAGGTGTGTATCTAGAGAAGACAGAGCCATGTGGATTGAAGCCTTGCAATCTGCAAAAGATCTTTTTCCTAGAGCTCTGACAAGCAGTGATCTTGCTACTCCAGAAGATATCGTGGTTTCGACAGAGAAACTGCGATCAAAGTTATCACAGGAAGGCATAAGTGAAGAAATCATCAATGACTGTGAATCCATTATGCTCTCTGAAGTCTCATATCTACAAGGcaagttgaagtttcttcagcaGAAACATGTTATGTTGTTGGACACCTTGAAACAGTTGGAG ACGGAGAAAATAGAGCTGGAAACTACTGTAGTAGATGAAACAAAGGAACGTGAGTCTTATTGCGGACAAGGGAATAGAAGATTTAGTG ATTTCTATTCTGTTATGTCGGAAGGCAGTGCTACAGATTCAGTAGCTGATAATGAAAGTCAAGATGGAGCAGATGCTGAAACAGACGATGACGATGGAACATATTTTGATACAAATGAGATTTTATATTCAGATGCCTTAAGAAGTGCTTCCTATCGAAGTAGAGAAGGTACGGGAAATGCCAGTATATCTGATAGAGATTATATTCACCATGATAGTTTGCATGGGTTTGAGAGGCCAATCAAAGATATAAGTTATCCTTGTGTCAAAAGAAGGGATAATCTGCCAGAaccaaaagagaaagagaaaccTGTTGGCTTGTGGTCAATTATTAAAGACAATATTGGGAAGGATCTTTCTGGAGTTTGTCTCCCTGTTTATTTTAATGAACCACTCTCTTCATTGCAAAAATGTTTTGAAGACCTGGAGTACTCAAACCTGGTTGATAGAGCATGTGAGTGGGGAAAGCAG GGAAATGAATTGATGAGAATTCTAAATATTGCAGCATTTGCTGTGTCTGGCTACGCGTCCACTGAAGGTCGACAGTGTAAACCCTTCAATCCGCTACTTGGGGAGACTTACGAAGCTGACTATCCTGATAAAGGAGTTAAATTTTTTTCTGAGAAG GTTAGTCATCATCCAATGGTTGTTGCTTGTCACTGTGAGGGAAGAGGGTGGAAGTTCTGGGCAGACTCCAATTTAAAAGGAAAGTTCTGGGGGCGTTCTATTCAGTTAGATCCTGTGGGTGTTCTCACTCTTCAGTTTGAGGACGGTGAAACATTTCAGTGGAGCAAGGTCACCACTTCCATATACAATATTATACTGGGTAAAATTTATTGTGACCACTATGGTACTATGCACATCAAGGGCAGCGGAAACTACTCTTGCAAACTGAAGTTTAAAGAGCAATCGATCATTGACCGGAATCCACATCAG GTCCATGGGTTTGTTCAAGACAACAGAACCGGAGAGAAGGTAGCAATGCTAATTGGAAAGTGGGACGAAGCAATGTACTATGTACTTGGGGATCCAACTACAAAGCCCAAAGGTTATGATCCAATGACGGAAGCTGCATTATTGTGGGAAAGGGATAACTATGTCCCCAAGACGAGATATAACCTCTCTCCCTTTGCAATTTCCTTGAATGAGATAATGCCCGGTTTGTTGGAGAAGTTGCCTCCAACTGACTCAAGGTTGAGACCAGATCAAAGACATTTAGAAAATGGAGACTATGAATTTGCTAATGCCGAGAAATTAAGGCTTGAACAGTTGCAGAGACAG GCAAGAAAGATGCAAGAAAGAGGATGGCAGCCAAGATGGTTTAAGAAGGATGAGGATGGTTCTTACCGATACATGGGTGGTTATTGGGAGGCAAGAGAAAAAAACAATTGGGATGAAATACCTAATATATTTGGACAAGGTTGTGATTTGCCTTCATGTTCCGAAGACACTGTATCCTACTGA
- the LOC131627136 gene encoding oxysterol-binding protein-related protein 1D-like isoform X1: MNPLCCIAPVSIDRDRSNPVVSKSTAQCQLGLDSTIKTVNSASKSSISTHDSSIVADSVKSSSAGLNHDDEDVVHELRDSKGFGGGGGGNGGGVAGSVAGILYKWVNYGKGWRSRWFVLEDGVLSYYKIHGPDKILVSPAKDRSVRVIGEESSKYVKKANWNLNRANGGVAGGATKQCKPFGEIHLKVSSVRFSKSDEKRLSLFTGTKTLHLRCVSREDRAMWIEALQSAKDLFPRALTSSDLATPEDIVVSTEKLRSKLSQEGISEEIINDCESIMLSEVSYLQGKLKFLQQKHVMLLDTLKQLETEKIELETTVVDETKERESYCGQGNRRFSDFYSVMSEGSATDSVADNESQDGADAETDDDDGTYFDTNEILYSDALRSASYRSREGTGNASISDRDYIHHDSLHGFERPIKDISYPCVKRRDNLPEPKEKEKPVGLWSIIKDNIGKDLSGVCLPVYFNEPLSSLQKCFEDLEYSNLVDRACEWGKQGNELMRILNIAAFAVSGYASTEGRQCKPFNPLLGETYEADYPDKGVKFFSEKVSHHPMVVACHCEGRGWKFWADSNLKGKFWGRSIQLDPVGVLTLQFEDGETFQWSKVTTSIYNIILGKIYCDHYGTMHIKGSGNYSCKLKFKEQSIIDRNPHQVHGFVQDNRTGEKVAMLIGKWDEAMYYVLGDPTTKPKGYDPMTEAALLWERDNYVPKTRYNLSPFAISLNEIMPGLLEKLPPTDSRLRPDQRHLENGDYEFANAEKLRLEQLQRQARKMQERGWQPRWFKKDEDGSYRYMGGYWEAREKNNWDEIPNIFGQGCDLPSCSEDTVSY; this comes from the exons ATGAATCCGTTGTGCTGCATTGCTCCGGTTTCGATCGATCGGGACCGGAGTAACCCGGTGGTGTCGAAATCTACTGCTCAGTGTCAGTTAGGGTTAGATTCGACGATAAAAACGGTGAACTCTGCTTCTAAATCGAGTATTTCAACTCATGACTCGTCGATTGTTGCGGATTCGGTTAAATCGTCTTCGGCTGGTTTGAATCATGATGATGAGGATGTGGTTCATGAGCTGAGGGATTCTAAGGGgtttggtggtggtggtggtggaaatgGCGGTGGTGTGGCGGGTAGTGTGGCGGGGATTCTGTATAAGTGGGTGAATTATGGGAAAGGTTGGAGGTCTAGGTGGTTTGTGTTGGAAGATGGTGTGCTTTCTTATTATAAGATTCATGGACCGGATAAGATCTTGGTGAGTCCTGCTAAAGATAGGAGTGTTAGGGTGATCGGAGAGGAGTCGTCCAAGTATGTGAAAAAGGCCAATTGGAATCTGAATCGAGCTAATGGAGGAGTGGCCGGAGGAGCTACTAAGCAATGCAAGCCCTTTGGTGAGATTCATTTGAAG GTTTCTTCAGTTCGCTTCAGCAAGTCTGATGAAAAGCGGCTTTCTTTATTTACCGGGACAAAAACTCTCCACTTGAGGTGTGTATCTAGAGAAGACAGAGCCATGTGGATTGAAGCCTTGCAATCTGCAAAAGATCTTTTTCCTAGAGCTCTGACAAGCAGTGATCTTGCTACTCCAGAAGATATCGTGGTTTCGACAGAGAAACTGCGATCAAAGTTATCACAGGAAGGCATAAGTGAAGAAATCATCAATGACTGTGAATCCATTATGCTCTCTGAAGTCTCATATCTACAAGGcaagttgaagtttcttcagcaGAAACATGTTATGTTGTTGGACACCTTGAAACAGTTGGAG ACGGAGAAAATAGAGCTGGAAACTACTGTAGTAGATGAAACAAAGGAACGTGAGTCTTATTGCGGACAAGGGAATAGAAGATTTAGTG ATTTCTATTCTGTTATGTCGGAAGGCAGTGCTACAGATTCAGTAGCTGATAATGAAAGTCAAGATGGAGCAGATGCTGAAACAGACGATGACGATGGAACATATTTTGATACAAATGAGATTTTATATTCAGATGCCTTAAGAAGTGCTTCCTATCGAAGTAGAGAAGGTACGGGAAATGCCAGTATATCTGATAGAGATTATATTCACCATGATAGTTTGCATGGGTTTGAGAGGCCAATCAAAGATATAAGTTATCCTTGTGTCAAAAGAAGGGATAATCTGCCAGAaccaaaagagaaagagaaaccTGTTGGCTTGTGGTCAATTATTAAAGACAATATTGGGAAGGATCTTTCTGGAGTTTGTCTCCCTGTTTATTTTAATGAACCACTCTCTTCATTGCAAAAATGTTTTGAAGACCTGGAGTACTCAAACCTGGTTGATAGAGCATGTGAGTGGGGAAAGCAG GGAAATGAATTGATGAGAATTCTAAATATTGCAGCATTTGCTGTGTCTGGCTACGCGTCCACTGAAGGTCGACAGTGTAAACCCTTCAATCCGCTACTTGGGGAGACTTACGAAGCTGACTATCCTGATAAAGGAGTTAAATTTTTTTCTGAGAAG GTTAGTCATCATCCAATGGTTGTTGCTTGTCACTGTGAGGGAAGAGGGTGGAAGTTCTGGGCAGACTCCAATTTAAAAGGAAAGTTCTGGGGGCGTTCTATTCAGTTAGATCCTGTGGGTGTTCTCACTCTTCAGTTTGAGGACGGTGAAACATTTCAGTGGAGCAAGGTCACCACTTCCATATACAATATTATACTGGGTAAAATTTATTGTGACCACTATGGTACTATGCACATCAAGGGCAGCGGAAACTACTCTTGCAAACTGAAGTTTAAAGAGCAATCGATCATTGACCGGAATCCACATCAG GTCCATGGGTTTGTTCAAGACAACAGAACCGGAGAGAAGGTAGCAATGCTAATTGGAAAGTGGGACGAAGCAATGTACTATGTACTTGGGGATCCAACTACAAAGCCCAAAGGTTATGATCCAATGACGGAAGCTGCATTATTGTGGGAAAGGGATAACTATGTCCCCAAGACGAGATATAACCTCTCTCCCTTTGCAATTTCCTTGAATGAGATAATGCCCGGTTTGTTGGAGAAGTTGCCTCCAACTGACTCAAGGTTGAGACCAGATCAAAGACATTTAGAAAATGGAGACTATGAATTTGCTAATGCCGAGAAATTAAGGCTTGAACAGTTGCAGAGACAG GCAAGAAAGATGCAAGAAAGAGGATGGCAGCCAAGATGGTTTAAGAAGGATGAGGATGGTTCTTACCGATACATGGGTGGTTATTGGGAGGCAAGAGAAAAAAACAATTGGGATGAAATACCTAATATATTTGGACAAGGTTGTGATTTGCCTTCATGTTCCGAAGACACTGTATCCTACTGA